In Xenorhabdus nematophila ATCC 19061, one DNA window encodes the following:
- the xerC gene encoding site-specific tyrosine recombinase XerC codes for METPPTLRQQLEAYLDTVVDRGYSKRTQEAYRERLRPFVDWCELRDVRHAPQVSLALLESWQRYLRSYRKADGQYYTSGGLINRLSALRGWFRWLLKRHHILYNPAELLTMPKEEKRLPAQVLSETETETVLMSIDIQTPLGLRNRALLEVFWSTGIRRNELINLKLSDIDSGRGVIMVRQGKGRKDRVVPIGERALAWVNRYLADVRPRLAWKYDSGYLFITLKGQPLARSTVTLMAGRTIRQQARLNKPGTCHVFRHSMATQMLENGADTRHIQAILGHEKLETTQIYTRVAIGHLKAVHHQTHPAERDSRADSDTEPPESGSGHSVAESPAPDNPQRRG; via the coding sequence ATGGAAACCCCACCGACCCTGCGCCAGCAGCTTGAGGCGTACCTGGATACCGTTGTTGACCGTGGATACAGCAAACGCACACAGGAAGCTTACCGGGAGCGGCTGCGCCCGTTCGTGGACTGGTGCGAACTGCGTGACGTCCGCCATGCGCCACAGGTCTCACTGGCCTTACTGGAGAGCTGGCAGCGCTACCTGCGCAGTTACCGCAAGGCTGACGGGCAGTATTACACCAGCGGCGGCCTGATAAACCGCCTGAGCGCGTTGCGGGGCTGGTTCCGCTGGCTGCTGAAACGCCATCATATCCTGTATAACCCGGCCGAGCTGCTGACAATGCCGAAAGAAGAAAAACGCCTGCCCGCGCAGGTGTTAAGTGAGACTGAAACGGAGACCGTGCTGATGAGCATCGATATCCAGACGCCGCTGGGGTTGCGTAACCGTGCCCTGCTGGAAGTGTTCTGGAGTACGGGTATCCGCCGCAATGAACTGATTAACCTGAAACTGAGCGATATTGACAGCGGGCGGGGCGTTATCATGGTGCGGCAGGGGAAAGGCCGTAAAGACCGGGTGGTGCCCATCGGGGAACGGGCGCTGGCATGGGTGAACCGTTATCTGGCCGACGTCCGGCCGCGGCTGGCGTGGAAATATGACAGCGGCTATCTGTTTATCACCCTCAAAGGCCAACCACTGGCACGCAGCACAGTGACGCTGATGGCCGGAAGAACCATCAGACAGCAGGCCAGACTCAACAAGCCGGGGACGTGCCATGTGTTCCGCCATTCGATGGCCACGCAGATGCTGGAAAATGGGGCGGATACCCGGCATATCCAGGCGATACTGGGGCATGAGAAGCTGGAAACCACACAAATCTACACGCGGGTGGCCATCGGACACTTAAAGGCCGTGCATCACCAGACCCACCCGGCCGAGCGTGACAGCAGGGCGGACAGCGACACCGAGCCGCCGGAGAGCGGTTCAGGGCACAGTGTGGCGGAAAGCCCGGCACCGGACAACCCACAGCGGCGGGGCTGA
- a CDS encoding DUF6531 domain-containing protein, whose translation MGETIGITGGRDEKVFCDAYNIRTLAEAEAIQKHIPALIQQETMGNRRLTAEDIEYITEAEGRLAVKVIDKFKSGEFPLEEWKYTPPKPNEPLPTKARDDSPSGTGNTLGKITAQAAAAQVPATEANKVVSAETPAEKGMWDKTVDWFKETGDDLNKWADESKHNLKAAWNNPGEAAIGAGKSLWNTVPEIAELAGKGVVIVATAPAVTAERVLEYTGIVPKGIGASELQQKAMAMVNADAIKMEMKSDAEKGGGLAFDIGSMALGGAGIFKGAAKGAAKATAKAESTVLSKEANAAEVTGAKIKEKPHDTPDTKPQKEPVKDDATPSNKKEGNDNGLCSKEGDPVDMATGDFLQVWPVLAIPGLLPITLNRTYRSTANLHGLFGSKWADDWSRQLVMGHEEVHYTHTDGVVYDFATPDNRVLSRNRHLPHGLLTGELTGELCLTDRQTQLTYHFSPSSGGTQKLSAITDRRQNRIAFIYDKHARLIEVTRNDGLRLSLHYLNGQLHTLELHETRDGQPIQQRLLTCQYDTQGYLNECDAFQHNHLWHEYDVQGRMTRWHDTDQTDLTITYDERGRVLSTTSPQRLLA comes from the coding sequence ATGGGAGAAACGATTGGCATTACTGGTGGCCGTGATGAAAAAGTCTTTTGTGACGCTTACAATATCCGGACCTTGGCTGAGGCAGAAGCGATCCAAAAACACATCCCCGCCCTCATCCAACAAGAGACGATGGGTAATCGTCGGCTCACCGCCGAGGATATTGAATATATTACAGAAGCTGAGGGCCGGCTGGCCGTCAAGGTCATTGATAAATTCAAAAGCGGGGAATTTCCGTTAGAGGAATGGAAGTATACTCCCCCTAAACCGAATGAGCCTTTGCCGACAAAAGCCCGCGATGACAGTCCGAGTGGGACGGGAAATACATTAGGAAAAATCACCGCGCAAGCAGCTGCCGCACAAGTGCCCGCTACAGAAGCCAATAAGGTCGTAAGCGCAGAAACACCTGCGGAAAAAGGCATGTGGGATAAAACCGTTGACTGGTTTAAGGAAACCGGCGATGACCTCAACAAATGGGCTGATGAGAGTAAACACAATCTGAAGGCAGCCTGGAATAATCCAGGGGAAGCGGCTATCGGGGCAGGAAAATCGCTCTGGAATACCGTTCCTGAAATAGCCGAGCTGGCTGGAAAAGGCGTAGTGATTGTTGCGACAGCGCCTGCCGTTACAGCTGAAAGAGTATTGGAATATACGGGTATTGTACCTAAAGGAATTGGAGCGTCTGAACTTCAGCAAAAAGCTATGGCGATGGTCAATGCTGACGCAATTAAGATGGAAATGAAAAGTGACGCAGAAAAAGGGGGCGGCCTCGCTTTCGATATCGGCAGTATGGCTCTGGGAGGAGCAGGAATATTTAAAGGCGCGGCAAAAGGTGCCGCAAAAGCAACAGCTAAAGCTGAAAGCACAGTGTTGAGTAAAGAAGCCAACGCCGCCGAAGTAACCGGTGCCAAAATCAAAGAAAAACCCCATGACACACCGGACACCAAACCTCAAAAAGAGCCAGTCAAAGATGACGCCACGCCCTCCAACAAAAAAGAAGGCAATGACAATGGACTCTGTTCCAAAGAGGGCGATCCGGTTGACATGGCCACCGGCGACTTTCTGCAAGTCTGGCCGGTGCTGGCCATCCCGGGATTGTTGCCGATAACCCTCAACCGGACTTACCGCTCCACCGCCAATTTACACGGCCTGTTCGGCTCCAAATGGGCGGATGACTGGTCACGGCAATTGGTGATGGGTCACGAAGAAGTGCACTATACCCACACAGACGGTGTCGTCTATGATTTCGCCACTCCAGACAACCGGGTCTTGTCCCGTAACCGCCATCTTCCCCACGGTTTGCTGACAGGGGAACTGACCGGCGAGTTATGCCTGACCGATCGCCAAACTCAGCTCACCTACCATTTCAGCCCGAGTTCAGGCGGTACACAGAAACTATCTGCCATCACTGATCGCCGCCAGAACCGGATTGCGTTTATCTACGATAAACACGCCCGGCTGATTGAAGTCACCCGCAATGACGGCCTGCGGTTAAGTCTGCACTATCTGAACGGGCAGCTCCACACGCTCGAACTACATGAAACTCGCGATGGGCAGCCTATCCAACAACGTCTGCTGACCTGCCAGTATGACACGCAGGGCTACCTGAACGAGTGTGATGCCTTCCAGCACAACCATCTGTGGCATGAATATGATGTGCAGGGGCGGATGACCCGCTGGCATGATACCGACCAGACTGACCTGACGATAACCTATGACGAACGCGGGCGGGTACTCAGTACCACCTCCCCCCAGCGGCTACTGGCATGA
- a CDS encoding helix-turn-helix domain-containing protein, with product MSFSDKLAASRKELGFTQQQMADKIGMHVSQYKRYEAGTSQPTIDVFRRIALALNVSADMLLFEPDERGPDERLKLQFEAISQLDEKERETVETVISSILHMHDAKRWTTKGS from the coding sequence ATGAGCTTTTCTGATAAATTGGCGGCATCCCGTAAAGAGCTTGGTTTCACTCAACAACAGATGGCTGACAAGATTGGCATGCACGTCTCACAGTACAAGCGCTATGAAGCCGGAACATCTCAGCCGACGATTGATGTCTTTCGAAGGATTGCATTAGCGTTGAATGTCAGTGCGGATATGCTTCTTTTCGAGCCGGATGAGCGTGGCCCCGATGAACGGTTAAAACTCCAGTTCGAAGCGATTTCACAGTTAGACGAGAAAGAGCGGGAGACCGTGGAGACCGTAATTAGCAGTATTTTGCATATGCATGATGCGAAGCGCTGGACAACAAAGGGCAGCTAA
- a CDS encoding CHC2 zinc finger domain-containing protein: MARIPDAELQHLKAAVPLVTIIEQQGRQWFKRGKDMTVLCPFHQEQTPSMVITPSKNLYHCFGCGAGGSVLDWVMKTEGLSLRHAVERLRAVLGNNPSGEPLVAPAELAGEAVGQQALLSRVVEFYHHTLLQAPEAQDYLAKRRLNHPELVAQFKLGFANRTLGYRLPPKKVKAGAEIRRRLQAAGVLRENGHEHLRGSLVIPVIDHQGQVHELYGRKISNDLSRGTAKHLYLPGQHAGVWNAAALSASKTLILCESLIDALSFWVSGHRNVTAAYGVNGVTDDHWQAFEQHGIQQILIAFDNDNAGNDAAVKLAAALTAKGIAPLRVEFPPDRDANSYLCQVAEPETAFSLLIEGAVPMQAASEIDGAAGAEKPSQTVTTAPVLFSPLAAEVAALPSAPPPVPGVVWETNAAGELLISLGSLRWYLRGLSGVKAGAVALKLNAQVTDTQSGVMFVDSLDLLSARSRQGYARLAAAELGLADGELRRALGQVLLAIEQWQQQGESTTAASPELNEAERAAALALLQDPNLTARITADLAACGVVGESTNLLAGYLAAVSRKLSKPLAVLIQSSSAAGKSSLMEAVLSLIPEEERIQYSAMTGQSLFYLGETNLQHKILAIAEEEGVRQAAYALKLLQSDGELTMASTGKDETTGNLVTKSYTVKGPVMLMLTTTAIDVDEELLNRCLVLTVNESREQTEAIHAVQRHKQTLEGLLAENERDYLTALHQNAQRLLKPLNVVNPYAAQLTFMSDKTRTRRDHMKYLTLIQSIALLHQYQREIKTAEHRGRRLEYLEVTKDDIRLANRLAHEILGRTLDEMPPQTRKLLLLIRQMVHDMVASGQQTMREMRFTRRDIRAFTHWSDNQLKVHCQRLADMEYLLIHGGSRGHLLQYELLWDGEAADHAHLCGLIEPEAAADKPAT, from the coding sequence ATGGCTCGCATTCCCGACGCAGAGTTGCAACACCTGAAAGCAGCGGTTCCTCTGGTTACTATTATCGAACAGCAGGGGCGGCAGTGGTTTAAGCGCGGCAAGGACATGACCGTGCTGTGCCCGTTCCATCAGGAGCAAACGCCCTCAATGGTGATCACGCCGTCGAAGAACCTCTATCACTGCTTTGGCTGCGGTGCGGGCGGCTCGGTGCTGGACTGGGTGATGAAAACCGAGGGCTTAAGCCTGCGTCATGCCGTGGAACGGTTGCGGGCCGTGCTGGGTAACAATCCGTCGGGCGAGCCGCTGGTTGCCCCTGCGGAGCTGGCCGGGGAGGCCGTCGGGCAGCAGGCGCTGCTGTCACGGGTGGTTGAGTTTTATCACCATACCCTGCTCCAGGCGCCGGAAGCGCAGGATTATCTGGCGAAGCGGCGGCTCAACCATCCTGAGTTAGTGGCGCAGTTTAAGCTGGGCTTTGCCAACCGCACGCTGGGGTACCGCCTGCCGCCGAAAAAAGTGAAAGCGGGCGCGGAAATACGCCGCCGGTTGCAGGCGGCCGGGGTGCTGCGGGAAAACGGCCATGAACATCTGCGCGGCTCGCTGGTGATCCCGGTTATCGATCATCAGGGGCAGGTGCACGAGCTGTACGGGCGCAAAATCAGTAATGATCTCAGCCGGGGCACCGCCAAACATCTCTATCTGCCGGGCCAGCATGCCGGGGTCTGGAATGCCGCGGCGCTCAGTGCGTCCAAGACCCTGATCCTGTGTGAATCGCTCATTGATGCCCTGTCGTTCTGGGTGTCCGGTCATCGCAATGTCACCGCCGCCTATGGCGTGAACGGGGTAACGGATGATCACTGGCAGGCGTTCGAACAGCACGGCATTCAGCAAATCCTGATCGCGTTCGACAATGACAATGCCGGCAATGACGCAGCGGTGAAACTGGCGGCTGCGCTGACCGCCAAAGGGATCGCCCCGCTGCGTGTGGAGTTCCCGCCGGACAGGGATGCGAACAGTTATCTGTGCCAGGTGGCCGAGCCGGAAACCGCCTTTTCGCTGTTGATTGAGGGCGCGGTGCCGATGCAGGCGGCCAGCGAAATTGACGGTGCCGCGGGGGCTGAAAAGCCGTCACAGACCGTTACCACCGCGCCGGTACTGTTTTCGCCTTTAGCCGCTGAGGTGGCCGCACTGCCGTCTGCGCCGCCGCCCGTGCCCGGCGTGGTATGGGAAACCAACGCCGCCGGGGAGCTGCTTATCTCGCTGGGCAGCCTGCGCTGGTACCTCCGGGGGCTGTCGGGCGTGAAAGCGGGCGCGGTTGCCCTGAAACTCAATGCGCAGGTTACGGATACGCAAAGCGGGGTGATGTTCGTGGACAGTCTGGACCTGCTGAGCGCCCGCAGCCGTCAGGGCTATGCGCGGCTGGCCGCCGCTGAGCTGGGGCTGGCCGACGGGGAACTCCGGCGGGCACTGGGACAGGTGCTACTGGCCATTGAACAGTGGCAGCAGCAGGGAGAAAGCACCACGGCGGCATCGCCTGAACTGAACGAAGCCGAACGGGCAGCGGCACTGGCGTTGCTGCAAGATCCGAACCTGACCGCGCGTATCACCGCGGATTTAGCCGCCTGTGGTGTGGTCGGCGAATCAACCAACCTGTTGGCGGGTTATCTGGCGGCGGTGAGCCGCAAACTCAGCAAGCCGCTGGCCGTCCTGATACAAAGCAGCAGTGCGGCGGGTAAGAGTAGTCTGATGGAGGCGGTGCTCAGCCTGATACCGGAAGAGGAGCGCATCCAGTACAGCGCCATGACCGGGCAGAGCCTGTTCTATCTGGGGGAAACCAATCTCCAGCATAAGATTTTAGCGATAGCGGAAGAAGAAGGGGTACGGCAGGCGGCCTATGCGCTCAAGCTGTTGCAGAGTGACGGCGAGCTGACCATGGCGAGCACGGGCAAGGACGAAACCACGGGTAATCTGGTGACCAAAAGCTACACCGTGAAAGGCCCGGTGATGCTGATGCTGACCACGACCGCCATTGATGTGGATGAAGAGCTGCTCAACCGCTGTCTGGTGCTGACGGTCAATGAATCCCGCGAACAGACCGAAGCCATCCATGCGGTGCAGCGCCATAAGCAGACGCTCGAAGGCCTGCTGGCTGAGAACGAACGGGACTATCTGACGGCGCTGCACCAGAATGCCCAGCGGCTGCTTAAGCCCTTGAATGTGGTGAATCCCTATGCGGCACAACTGACCTTTATGTCCGACAAAACCCGTACCCGGCGTGACCATATGAAATATCTCACGCTGATTCAGAGCATTGCCCTGCTGCACCAGTACCAGCGGGAAATCAAGACCGCCGAGCATCGCGGCCGGCGGCTGGAATACCTCGAAGTCACGAAAGACGATATCCGGCTGGCGAACCGGCTCGCGCACGAGATTTTAGGCCGCACGCTGGATGAAATGCCGCCGCAGACCCGCAAGCTGTTGTTGCTTATCCGGCAGATGGTGCATGACATGGTGGCCAGCGGGCAGCAGACCATGCGTGAAATGCGCTTTACCCGGCGGGATATCCGCGCCTTTACCCACTGGAGCGATAACCAGCTTAAAGTGCACTGCCAGCGGCTGGCTGACATGGAATACCTGCTTATCCACGGCGGCAGTCGCGGGCACCTGCTGCAATACGAGCTGTTATGGGACGGTGAAGCGGCTGACCATGCGCACTTATGCGGCCTGATAGAACCGGAAGCGGCCGCCGACAAGCCAGCAACCTGA
- a CDS encoding RHS repeat domain-containing protein, whose product MTNAGGYSVPPPPSGYWHDSFRYDDNARITTYLDGEGGETHYHYDPNGLVIREVDPLGRITRRQWRHSLLMWESDPLGQMTAFDYNPDGALTEVKLPTGDTFAYGYDEHGQLIESVLPTGERWQFHYDEQGNLTALTNPLGHQEEYQYGTHGELRQRLLPDGRQWHYAYDEHQRLAAVMTPDGETTGLQLDALGRLRQFTDALKQQTHYRYSDDHASLNGSLTEVELPDGVTQQLEYDSERRVVAATDGEGRTTRYQYGAFDLLHQVTRPDGTTLRFGYDRLTRLNSVTASTGETYRYERDAAGQIIRETDFTGRTLAYQYDKLGRRILTQYPDGQQLRWHYSAAGLLIKQESWQPEEELLVLKATTTYEYNTRHQLIKAVNDDAVVEYEYDKTTGLPTCERINGREIIREWDDLTGYLVSESVDGHALHFGYNQIGALNHFQLNQHSPLTFRHDALGRETVRESANGFILASRYTATGLLAHQSAGQATPFFRETLAQNDPHFPPQASAVNRSWQYDRAHNVRVIDDSRWGQTRYRYNTNDQILHTLFEGVRPHEEQFSYDANGNLSQHLPVAAYGAMEQITQRQKAGRVVQQGDIRYRYDDNGRLVEKTEHRDGFRPQIWRYRWDTQNQLTHCETPDGSRWQYKYDPFGRRRQKLKIHDGKLAAANLQLWLAGKPDLAPRSDTIMGQEYLWSGDQLIEEVPIYADGTPVEDQRVRWLYAPGSLTPSARFEKGKLHYIISDHQGTPREMLSEEGVLVWAQRLTTWGKAEKSQVIASNNPDYHVNCNLRFCGQYEDEESGLYYNLHRYYSPDTAQYISADPIGLLGGLNPYGYVHNPAKWIDPYGLAGGVGNKGAPPSKADFYVGPDGPSATMPSTAYRHMKYKEPDGSVNKFVDSTIESKSAPVTYFGFDKYPTGSAARDGFQIAPEWSDARLRGTFDTLQLYEKGVPQARIPYWKGDEVKTKLEPFATAYPEHGAGGARQLHADWRTINFDSVKILPDK is encoded by the coding sequence ATGACGAACGCGGGCGGGTACTCAGTACCACCTCCCCCCAGCGGCTACTGGCATGACAGTTTCCGTTATGATGACAACGCCCGCATTACCACCTATCTGGATGGCGAAGGCGGTGAAACCCACTACCACTACGACCCGAACGGGTTGGTGATACGGGAAGTAGATCCGCTGGGGCGCATCACCCGCCGCCAGTGGCGACACAGCCTGCTGATGTGGGAAAGCGACCCGCTGGGGCAGATGACTGCCTTTGATTACAACCCTGACGGTGCACTGACCGAAGTGAAATTGCCGACGGGCGACACTTTTGCTTACGGTTATGACGAGCATGGACAGCTTATTGAAAGTGTGCTGCCAACCGGCGAACGTTGGCAGTTTCACTATGATGAACAGGGCAACCTGACGGCACTGACCAACCCACTGGGTCATCAGGAAGAGTACCAATACGGCACGCATGGCGAATTGCGCCAGCGTCTGTTACCGGATGGCCGCCAATGGCACTATGCCTATGACGAACACCAGCGCCTCGCCGCCGTCATGACACCGGATGGCGAAACTACCGGCCTGCAACTGGATGCACTGGGGCGTTTGCGCCAGTTCACCGATGCGCTCAAACAGCAGACGCACTACCGCTATAGCGATGATCATGCCAGCCTTAACGGCAGCCTGACTGAAGTTGAATTGCCGGATGGTGTTACCCAGCAACTGGAATATGACAGTGAACGGCGTGTGGTGGCCGCCACTGACGGGGAAGGCCGCACAACCCGTTATCAATACGGCGCTTTTGATCTGCTCCATCAGGTGACCCGACCGGATGGCACCACCCTGCGTTTTGGCTATGACCGTCTGACCCGCCTGAATTCGGTCACCGCCTCCACGGGTGAAACTTACCGCTATGAGCGGGATGCCGCGGGTCAGATTATCCGGGAAACCGATTTTACCGGGCGAACACTGGCATATCAGTACGATAAGCTGGGACGCCGGATACTGACTCAATATCCTGACGGTCAGCAATTACGCTGGCATTACTCTGCCGCAGGTCTGCTGATCAAACAGGAAAGCTGGCAGCCAGAAGAAGAGTTGCTGGTGCTTAAAGCCACCACCACCTACGAATACAACACCCGTCATCAACTGATTAAAGCTGTCAATGACGATGCTGTGGTGGAATATGAGTACGACAAAACCACTGGGCTGCCCACCTGTGAGCGTATCAACGGACGGGAAATTATTCGTGAATGGGACGACCTGACTGGATACTTGGTCAGCGAAAGTGTTGATGGTCATGCCTTACACTTTGGCTATAACCAAATAGGTGCACTGAACCATTTTCAACTTAACCAGCATTCACCACTGACCTTCCGGCATGATGCGCTGGGACGGGAAACGGTGCGCGAAAGTGCCAACGGCTTTATCCTTGCCAGCCGCTACACCGCAACCGGCCTGCTGGCACATCAGTCAGCAGGGCAGGCCACCCCATTTTTCAGGGAAACACTGGCACAAAATGATCCGCATTTTCCGCCGCAAGCCTCTGCCGTTAACCGAAGCTGGCAATATGACCGTGCCCACAATGTGCGGGTGATTGACGACAGCCGCTGGGGGCAAACCCGTTATCGTTACAATACCAACGACCAGATCCTGCATACCCTGTTCGAGGGCGTGCGTCCGCATGAAGAGCAATTCAGCTATGACGCCAATGGCAACCTGAGTCAACATCTGCCTGTCGCTGCCTACGGCGCAATGGAACAAATTACGCAGCGTCAGAAAGCCGGGCGGGTGGTGCAGCAAGGAGATATCCGCTATCGCTATGATGACAATGGGCGTCTGGTGGAAAAAACCGAACACCGTGACGGGTTCCGCCCGCAAATCTGGCGTTACCGCTGGGATACCCAAAACCAGCTGACCCACTGTGAAACCCCGGATGGCTCACGCTGGCAGTATAAATATGATCCTTTTGGCAGACGACGCCAAAAACTGAAAATTCACGATGGCAAACTGGCCGCGGCGAATTTACAGTTGTGGCTGGCTGGCAAACCAGATTTAGCACCGAGATCCGATACCATCATGGGGCAGGAATATTTGTGGAGCGGCGATCAGCTTATCGAAGAAGTACCGATTTACGCCGATGGCACACCGGTGGAAGATCAGCGTGTCCGTTGGCTCTACGCACCCGGATCATTAACACCATCAGCCCGCTTTGAAAAAGGCAAGCTACACTATATTATCAGTGACCATCAGGGTACGCCGCGCGAAATGTTGTCCGAGGAAGGGGTACTGGTCTGGGCGCAGCGGCTGACAACATGGGGGAAAGCGGAGAAATCGCAGGTTATCGCCTCCAATAACCCGGATTATCATGTTAACTGTAACCTGCGGTTCTGCGGGCAATATGAGGATGAAGAGAGCGGATTATACTATAATTTACATCGCTATTATTCGCCTGACACAGCGCAGTACATCTCGGCAGATCCCATTGGGTTATTGGGCGGGCTGAATCCTTACGGGTATGTGCATAATCCGGCGAAGTGGATAGATCCTTACGGTCTGGCGGGCGGCGTTGGTAATAAAGGAGCGCCACCTAGTAAGGCTGATTTTTATGTCGGACCAGATGGACCCAGTGCAACTATGCCTTCTACTGCGTATCGACATATGAAGTATAAAGAACCTGACGGATCTGTTAATAAATTTGTCGATTCAACCATAGAGAGTAAATCAGCCCCTGTTACCTACTTCGGATTTGACAAATATCCTACTGGTAGCGCAGCAAGAGATGGTTTTCAAATAGCACCAGAATGGAGTGACGCACGGCTCAGAGGTACTTTCGATACATTACAATTGTATGAAAAAGGTGTTCCACAAGCTCGAATTCCTTATTGGAAAGGGGATGAAGTTAAGACTAAATTAGAACCGTTTGCAACAGCCTACCCAGAACATGGAGCCGGAGGAGCAAGGCAGTTACATGCAGACTGGCGAACTATTAATTTTGATTCAGTTAAAATTTTACCGGATAAATAA
- a CDS encoding SymE family type I addiction module toxin, with protein sequence MAKAHSKQNAVQNKAAKTERYYTVGYVPQNDKSNAPPAIHLKGQWLKAAGFETGGSVTVKIMDGCLVLIPASSETNSFKQQYQRQRDQISDIKLRMRELIGDYKSR encoded by the coding sequence ATGGCTAAGGCGCATTCTAAGCAAAACGCGGTTCAAAATAAAGCCGCGAAAACAGAACGTTATTATACCGTGGGATACGTCCCGCAAAATGATAAAAGCAATGCCCCGCCTGCAATACACCTGAAAGGGCAGTGGCTTAAAGCCGCCGGGTTTGAGACTGGCGGCTCGGTCACGGTGAAGATCATGGACGGCTGTCTGGTGCTGATCCCCGCGAGTTCCGAGACGAACAGCTTTAAACAGCAATACCAGCGCCAGCGCGATCAAATCAGTGACATTAAGCTGCGGATGCGGGAACTGATTGGCGACTACAAAAGCCGCTAA
- a CDS encoding DUF4150 domain-containing protein: MADNYIARTAGEWLVAGMLPDVCKTPMGPSTPPIPYPVIAKLAGSDAPVKSVRANGQPVVVFAQSFVPQTIGDQPGVANGVKSGTVGAKCHPKAHTKTVRAGNKLVLRHGDEFWMNGA, from the coding sequence ATGGCTGATAACTACATTGCCCGCACCGCGGGTGAATGGCTGGTAGCCGGCATGTTGCCGGACGTATGTAAAACCCCGATGGGACCATCCACGCCGCCGATCCCGTACCCGGTCATCGCCAAACTGGCCGGCAGCGATGCGCCGGTTAAATCCGTGCGGGCCAATGGCCAGCCCGTGGTGGTCTTCGCCCAGAGCTTTGTACCACAAACCATTGGTGATCAGCCGGGCGTGGCCAATGGCGTCAAGAGCGGCACCGTGGGCGCGAAGTGCCATCCCAAAGCGCATACAAAAACCGTCCGGGCCGGCAATAAATTAGTACTGCGCCATGGGGATGAATTCTGGATGAATGGCGCATAA
- a CDS encoding DUF2169 family type VI secretion system accessory protein, whose translation MEFRNLTPFAVMNYSMLDVEDVEHHVAVMKIGYQLLPVGQGEYSAELLPAPRLCLQDEYRGRMNVSQVLQESDLAPFKPRCDVIVNGTAYAPDNRPCTAFPVQLQVKSKQGQTLLDKTLTVTGEREFIRDAGGQWQLTDPKPFSTLPLDYCYAFGGECKIQADDKAVAQLKESDRLTPAQRQQHPDGEKAPVAHAVCETNPLGMGFITPWYAQAKQLTRYPAPRITRPDAPFTAQHFTTQLEGTLAPDTPVCQPQGMGFIGRPWLPRRPLAGTYDADWLAHRHPYLPKDFDFGYWNGAPTDQQLDWPDTDIAITLSGLTPDGDLHVTLPGHRSFILLRMHNGMLLPVPMRTDTLILDSDAKTLHLTCRLNFKTDLPVRVAEARFEINPEAPLLKLAPLEGEKKDG comes from the coding sequence ATGGAATTTCGTAACCTGACCCCCTTTGCGGTGATGAACTATTCCATGCTGGATGTGGAGGATGTGGAGCACCACGTGGCGGTCATGAAAATCGGCTACCAGCTATTGCCTGTCGGACAAGGGGAATACAGTGCTGAATTACTGCCCGCGCCGCGCCTGTGTTTACAGGATGAGTACCGGGGGCGGATGAATGTTTCGCAAGTGTTGCAGGAAAGTGACCTTGCCCCGTTTAAACCGCGCTGTGACGTGATTGTTAACGGCACGGCTTATGCGCCGGATAACCGGCCCTGTACTGCATTTCCGGTTCAGTTGCAGGTTAAGAGCAAGCAGGGCCAGACCCTGCTCGACAAAACCCTGACCGTCACCGGTGAACGGGAATTTATCCGTGATGCTGGCGGTCAGTGGCAACTGACCGACCCGAAACCGTTTTCAACACTGCCGCTGGATTATTGCTACGCCTTTGGGGGCGAATGCAAAATTCAGGCGGATGATAAAGCAGTTGCACAGCTTAAGGAAAGCGATCGGCTGACACCGGCACAGCGCCAGCAACATCCTGACGGAGAAAAAGCCCCGGTTGCTCACGCTGTCTGTGAAACCAATCCGCTGGGGATGGGATTTATCACGCCGTGGTATGCGCAGGCCAAACAACTGACCCGTTACCCTGCCCCCCGTATTACCCGACCGGATGCCCCGTTCACCGCGCAGCATTTTACCACTCAACTGGAGGGAACGTTGGCGCCTGATACACCCGTCTGCCAGCCACAAGGCATGGGCTTTATCGGCCGTCCGTGGCTGCCCCGCCGCCCGCTTGCCGGCACTTACGATGCCGACTGGCTGGCACATCGACATCCTTACCTGCCAAAAGATTTTGACTTTGGCTACTGGAACGGCGCACCAACAGACCAGCAACTTGACTGGCCGGACACGGATATTGCCATCACGCTAAGCGGCCTGACGCCTGATGGTGACCTGCATGTCACCCTGCCGGGGCACCGGTCGTTTATTCTGCTGCGGATGCACAACGGTATGCTGTTGCCGGTGCCGATGCGTACAGACACGTTAATACTCGACAGCGACGCCAAAACCCTGCACCTGACCTGCCGGCTGAATTTTAAAACCGACCTGCCGGTACGGGTCGCCGAAGCGCGGTTTGAAATCAACCCGGAAGCGCCGTTGCTCAAACTGGCCCCACTGGAAGGAGAGAAAAAGGATGGCTGA